The Erythrobacter aurantius genome includes a window with the following:
- the tolB gene encoding Tol-Pal system beta propeller repeat protein TolB has protein sequence MMRKHFIAVTALLLAAPLSAQSTDLGDPVGEGGEVETAFGAATAQEDAGGLTGSTTDTSDWQDLGIAIPAFATDRDAPTPANANGTAALGREIARVITANLQNNGLFKPTGPDSLPTPGFPQVTAPSWGSWTGRGAEMLVHGYVRARSDDRLVVGCYLYDVALQDELIREGWVVRPADWRRAAHKCSDLIYARLTGEDPFFDSRIAYIAETGPKDRRVKRLAVMDSDGANHRFLTLGSATALTPRYSPDYSKILYLSYVDGNPRIYVYDIGSGSQTLVTENQNPTLAPRWSPDGRYILYSMAVAGNTDIYRVPVTGGASVRLTDTPGIDIGGSYSPDGSKIVFESDRSGTQQCYVMDADGSNQRRITFFGGRCATPEWSPRGDQIAFTRIAGDFNVAVMTPSGGSMRVLTNGWQDEAPTWAPNGRIIQFFRTERNSGRSGLWQVDLTGRNERRLPTPVDASDPAWGPIRP, from the coding sequence ATGATGAGAAAACACTTTATCGCTGTAACCGCGCTTCTCCTTGCCGCGCCGCTCTCTGCGCAGAGCACCGATCTGGGTGATCCCGTGGGCGAGGGCGGAGAGGTCGAAACCGCCTTTGGCGCGGCCACAGCGCAGGAAGATGCGGGCGGGCTGACCGGCTCCACCACCGACACCAGCGATTGGCAGGATCTGGGCATTGCCATCCCCGCCTTTGCCACCGATCGCGATGCGCCCACGCCTGCGAACGCCAATGGCACCGCCGCGCTGGGGCGCGAGATCGCGCGGGTGATCACCGCCAATCTTCAGAACAACGGCCTGTTCAAGCCGACCGGGCCGGACAGCCTGCCGACACCCGGTTTCCCGCAAGTCACCGCGCCAAGCTGGGGCAGCTGGACCGGGCGCGGCGCGGAAATGCTCGTCCACGGATATGTCCGCGCCCGCAGTGATGATCGGCTGGTGGTGGGATGCTATCTTTACGATGTCGCGCTGCAGGACGAATTGATCCGCGAAGGCTGGGTCGTGCGCCCGGCAGACTGGCGGCGCGCGGCGCACAAATGTTCGGACCTGATCTACGCTCGTCTGACCGGCGAAGACCCGTTCTTTGACAGCCGCATCGCCTATATCGCCGAAACCGGCCCGAAGGATCGCCGGGTCAAGCGGCTGGCGGTGATGGACAGCGACGGGGCGAACCACCGCTTCTTGACGCTGGGCAGCGCCACCGCGCTCACCCCGCGTTATTCGCCCGATTATTCGAAGATCCTCTACCTCTCCTATGTCGACGGCAATCCGCGCATCTATGTCTATGACATCGGCAGCGGCAGCCAGACTTTGGTGACGGAAAACCAGAACCCGACGCTCGCCCCGCGCTGGTCGCCCGATGGCCGCTACATCCTCTATTCGATGGCGGTGGCGGGCAACACCGACATTTACCGTGTGCCGGTGACGGGCGGGGCAAGCGTGCGGCTGACCGATACGCCGGGGATCGACATCGGCGGGTCATACTCCCCCGACGGCAGCAAGATCGTGTTCGAAAGCGACCGTTCGGGCACGCAGCAATGCTATGTCATGGATGCTGACGGATCGAACCAGCGCCGCATCACCTTCTTCGGCGGGCGCTGCGCCACGCCGGAATGGAGCCCGCGCGGGGACCAGATCGCCTTCACCCGCATTGCCGGGGACTTCAACGTCGCGGTGATGACGCCTTCGGGCGGTTCGATGCGTGTGCTGACCAACGGCTGGCAGGACGAAGCCCCGACCTGGGCGCCCAACGGCCGCATCATCCAGTTTTTCCGGACCGAGCGGAATTCCGGGCGGTCCGGCCTGTGGCAAGTCGACCTGACCGGTCGCAACGAGAGGAGACTGCCGACGCCGGTGGACGCGTCAGACCCCGCCTGGGGCCCTATCCGCCCCTGA
- a CDS encoding energy transducer TonB produces the protein MGEAAFHPEDRIGLAGAVVLHALVVAALALQFAFATPRILTPERMTVSLATEVSLESTAPDPVAESRAAIAPTLAEEPAPPVEEAPPVRQPEARTPPPPPPTRTQPRTQQRTTPPPPDTRTRRRPEEARSTPPPRNSAPAGGSRIGNNFLEGQGASTNTDETRVPASQIGASARASLQQAINRQLQPHWSAPIGVDAEQLVSVVSWQMNEDGSLKGSPTCRTIPDSITASNRPQAPLHCERAVRAVRQAAPFDLPDEYYEAWKNITAWRFDRRL, from the coding sequence ATGGGAGAAGCCGCCTTTCATCCAGAGGATCGCATCGGCCTTGCCGGGGCTGTGGTGCTGCATGCGCTTGTGGTCGCGGCGCTGGCGCTGCAATTCGCCTTTGCGACGCCGCGCATCCTGACGCCTGAACGGATGACGGTGAGCCTCGCGACCGAGGTGAGCCTCGAATCGACCGCGCCTGATCCTGTGGCCGAAAGCCGGGCGGCGATTGCGCCGACGCTGGCAGAGGAGCCCGCGCCGCCGGTGGAGGAAGCGCCGCCCGTGCGCCAGCCCGAGGCACGCACCCCGCCGCCCCCGCCCCCTACGCGCACGCAGCCCCGCACACAGCAACGCACCACCCCGCCGCCGCCTGATACGCGCACCCGCCGCCGCCCGGAGGAAGCGCGCTCGACCCCGCCGCCGCGCAATTCCGCACCTGCAGGCGGCAGCCGGATCGGCAACAATTTCCTCGAAGGGCAGGGCGCATCGACCAACACCGACGAAACCCGCGTTCCCGCCAGCCAGATCGGCGCAAGCGCGCGCGCTTCGTTGCAGCAGGCGATCAACCGGCAATTGCAGCCGCACTGGTCCGCGCCGATCGGCGTGGATGCGGAACAGCTGGTTTCCGTGGTATCATGGCAGATGAATGAGGACGGATCGCTCAAGGGATCGCCGACTTGCCGCACGATCCCGGACAGCATCACCGCGTCCAACCGGCCGCAAGCGCCCTTGCATTGCGAGCGCGCCGTTCGCGCCGTGCGGCAGGCAGCGCCGTTCGATCTGCCCGATGAGTATTACGAGGCGTGGAAGAATATCACCGCCTGGAGATTTGATAGAAGGCTATGA
- a CDS encoding ExbD/TolR family protein produces MGMGVSSSSRRGKRSRRAAMAEINVTPLVDVMLVLLIIFMVTVTLPAVGVPIELPESRANAVEETPTQVTISIDGEGRVYVENERIAAGALPEALAAINRTGSGELPTVVLRGDRSLDYGRVMAVMGELGRAGFTSISLVTDGSVTPP; encoded by the coding sequence ATGGGGATGGGGGTTTCATCCTCCTCCCGCCGTGGCAAGCGTTCGCGGAGGGCGGCGATGGCGGAAATCAACGTCACTCCGCTGGTGGACGTGATGCTGGTGCTGCTGATCATCTTCATGGTGACGGTGACTCTGCCGGCTGTCGGCGTGCCGATCGAACTGCCCGAAAGCCGCGCCAATGCCGTCGAGGAAACGCCGACGCAGGTGACGATCAGCATCGATGGCGAAGGCCGCGTCTATGTCGAGAACGAAAGGATCGCGGCGGGCGCGCTGCCAGAGGCGCTGGCGGCGATCAATCGCACCGGATCGGGCGAATTGCCCACGGTGGTGCTGCGCGGTGATCGCAGTCTCGACTATGGCAGGGTGATGGCGGTGATGGGAGAATTGGGCCGCGCAGGCTTCACTTCCATCTCGCTGGTCACCGACGGTTCAGTTACTCCGCCATAG
- the tolQ gene encoding protein TolQ, whose amino-acid sequence MPIDLMSAAAGVAAPVAGPTRLDPIELFLQADIIVQAVMVGLILASIWTWAIIISFTLRIGGLNRKSRDYEANFWDTKDREAALSKKMRGEVPSARVAGAGLDEWKRSTRATPVDRDATRQRIGAAMESQVAAEADDLANKLNFLATTGSVAPFVGLFGTVWGIMNSFFQIGAQQSASLAVVAPGIAEALFATAIGLFAAIPAVIAYNRFSNSVNQYEARLQRFADKVHAGLSRELDRV is encoded by the coding sequence GTGCCCATTGACCTGATGAGTGCAGCGGCAGGCGTGGCGGCCCCGGTGGCTGGCCCGACGCGGCTCGATCCGATCGAACTGTTTCTTCAGGCCGATATCATCGTGCAGGCGGTGATGGTGGGGCTGATCCTCGCCAGCATCTGGACCTGGGCGATCATCATCTCTTTCACGCTGCGGATCGGCGGATTGAACCGCAAGTCGCGCGATTACGAGGCGAATTTCTGGGACACCAAGGATCGCGAAGCCGCGCTGAGCAAGAAGATGCGCGGCGAAGTGCCTTCGGCGCGGGTCGCGGGGGCGGGGCTGGACGAATGGAAGCGTTCGACACGGGCCACGCCGGTGGATCGCGACGCCACCCGCCAGCGCATCGGCGCGGCGATGGAAAGCCAGGTCGCGGCAGAGGCGGATGATCTGGCGAACAAGCTGAACTTCCTTGCCACCACCGGATCGGTCGCGCCGTTTGTCGGCCTGTTCGGCACGGTGTGGGGCATCATGAATAGTTTCTTCCAGATCGGCGCGCAGCAGAGCGCATCGCTCGCCGTGGTCGCACCGGGCATTGCCGAGGCGCTGTTTGCCACCGCAATCGGCCTGTTCGCGGCCATTCCGGCGGTGATCGCCTACAACCGGTTTTCCAATTCGGTGAACCAGTACGAAGCGCGCCTGCAACGCTTCGCCGACAAGGTGCACGCGGGCCTCAGCCGCGAACTGGATCGCGTGTAA
- a CDS encoding YbgC/FadM family acyl-CoA thioesterase, which yields MVVLPPLPGGIFDGPRHLYGVRVYYEDTDLSGITYHANYLRWFERARSDLLRMLEIDQRAAIEAGDGAYAVSEIHLRYIRPARLDDDVVIETTCTELGAASCRMHQIARRGDQELCEASLRVGFISLEGRPRRQPAQWRAAFRQFMDREDK from the coding sequence ATGGTCGTACTTCCTCCTCTTCCCGGCGGCATCTTTGATGGCCCGCGCCACCTGTACGGCGTGCGGGTCTATTACGAGGACACCGATCTTTCGGGGATCACCTATCACGCCAATTACCTGCGCTGGTTCGAACGCGCGCGATCAGACCTGTTGCGGATGCTGGAGATAGACCAGCGCGCCGCCATCGAGGCGGGCGACGGGGCCTATGCGGTGTCGGAAATTCACCTCCGATACATCCGCCCGGCGAGATTGGACGACGACGTGGTTATAGAAACGACCTGCACCGAACTGGGCGCGGCTAGTTGCCGGATGCACCAGATTGCGCGCCGGGGCGATCAGGAACTGTGCGAGGCCAGCTTGCGCGTGGGTTTCATCTCGCTCGAAGGCCGCCCCCGGCGCCAGCCTGCTCAGTGGCGCGCGGCGTTTCGGCAATTCATGGACAGAGAGGACAAATAA
- a CDS encoding histidine triad nucleotide-binding protein, translated as MPIDPTLPYDDNNIFAKILRGEIPCNKVYEDDWAFAFEDINPQAEIHTLVIPKGRYVSWDDFSAKASDAEIGGFIRAVGEVARMKGLVEPGYRLLANIGAHGGQEVPHLHVHVFGGQPLGRMIAR; from the coding sequence ATGCCCATCGACCCGACGCTGCCCTATGATGACAACAACATCTTCGCGAAAATCCTGCGCGGGGAAATTCCCTGCAACAAGGTGTATGAGGATGACTGGGCCTTCGCCTTCGAAGACATCAACCCGCAGGCAGAAATTCACACGCTGGTGATCCCCAAGGGGCGCTATGTCAGCTGGGACGATTTCAGCGCGAAGGCATCGGATGCAGAAATCGGCGGCTTCATCCGTGCCGTGGGCGAAGTGGCCCGGATGAAGGGCCTGGTGGAGCCGGGATACCGCCTGCTCGCCAATATCGGCGCGCATGGCGGACAGGAAGTGCCGCATCTGCATGTGCATGTGTTCGGCGGTCAGCCATTGGGGCGGATGATCGCTCGCTAG
- a CDS encoding phosphoribosyl-ATP diphosphatase codes for MNTLSRLEQTIAARRAASPEESYVAKLNAKGLPKIAQKLGEEATEAVIAAVSGSNEELVSESADLLFHLLVLLNAKGVSLDHVLAELDRREGLSGLEEKANRKD; via the coding sequence ATGAACACCCTATCCCGCCTCGAACAGACCATCGCCGCGCGCCGCGCCGCTTCTCCGGAAGAATCCTACGTCGCGAAACTGAATGCGAAAGGCCTGCCCAAGATCGCGCAGAAGCTGGGCGAGGAAGCGACCGAAGCCGTGATCGCCGCCGTTTCCGGCTCTAACGAGGAACTGGTGAGCGAAAGCGCCGACCTGCTGTTTCACCTGCTGGTGCTGTTGAACGCAAAAGGCGTCAGCCTCGACCACGTGCTGGCCGAGCTTGACCGGCGCGAGGGGCTTTCCGGCCTTGAGGAAAAAGCGAACAGGAAAGACTGA
- the hisF gene encoding imidazole glycerol phosphate synthase subunit HisF yields MTVRIRVIPCLDVADGRVVKGVNFVDLKDAGDPVEQARAYDEAGADELCFLDISASHEGRGTLLDIVRRTAEVCFMPLTVGGGVRSVEDARALLLAGADKVAINSAAVARPELVEEIAAKFGSQCVVASVDARRTPRGNWEIFTHGGRKPTGIDAVEYAVKVAELGAGELLVTSMDGDGTQRGYDLDLTATIADSVSVPVIASGGVGTLDHLVEGVTKGKASAVLAASIFHFGTHSISEAHKALREAGLPARGV; encoded by the coding sequence ATGACCGTCCGCATCCGTGTCATCCCCTGTCTCGACGTTGCCGATGGGCGCGTGGTCAAGGGCGTCAACTTCGTCGATCTCAAGGATGCCGGCGATCCGGTCGAACAGGCGCGCGCCTATGACGAGGCGGGGGCGGATGAGTTGTGCTTTCTCGATATCTCCGCCAGCCACGAAGGGCGCGGGACGCTGCTTGATATTGTCCGGCGCACGGCGGAAGTGTGCTTCATGCCGCTGACCGTGGGTGGCGGGGTGCGCAGTGTCGAGGATGCCCGCGCGCTGTTGCTCGCGGGTGCGGACAAGGTCGCGATCAATTCCGCTGCCGTGGCGCGGCCCGAACTGGTCGAGGAAATCGCCGCCAAATTCGGCAGCCAATGCGTCGTCGCCAGTGTCGATGCCCGGCGCACACCGCGCGGAAACTGGGAAATCTTCACCCACGGCGGGCGCAAGCCCACCGGTATCGACGCAGTCGAATATGCGGTGAAGGTGGCGGAGCTGGGCGCGGGCGAGTTGCTGGTGACGAGCATGGATGGCGACGGCACGCAGCGCGGCTATGACCTCGATCTCACCGCCACCATCGCCGACAGCGTCAGCGTGCCTGTCATCGCCAGCGGCGGGGTCGGCACGCTCGATCACCTTGTCGAAGGGGTGACAAAGGGCAAGGCGAGCGCGGTGCTGGCCGCATCGATCTTCCATTTCGGCACCCACTCGATCAGCGAGGCGCACAAGGCGCTCCGAGAAGCAGGCTTGCCCGCGCGCGGTGTTTGA
- the hisA gene encoding 1-(5-phosphoribosyl)-5-[(5-phosphoribosylamino)methylideneamino]imidazole-4-carboxamide isomerase, producing the protein MIVFPAIDLKGGEVVRLAEGDMDRATVYGDNPAAQAMLFAEAGAEHLHVVDLDGSFAGEGRNAQAVQAIIEAFPGYVQLGGGIRDAAAVEGWFNMGVARVVMGSAALKNPDFVKEMAREWEGGIVVAVDAKDGMVATEGWAEVSDVPVVDLARRFEDAGVAALLFTDIGRDGLLKGVNIDATVDLARRVDIPVIASGGVKGLSDIHVLSIHAHEGIEGVITGRALYEGKLDLAAAIQMGARG; encoded by the coding sequence TTGATCGTATTTCCTGCCATCGACCTCAAAGGCGGCGAAGTCGTGCGGCTGGCCGAAGGCGACATGGATCGCGCGACCGTTTACGGGGACAACCCGGCGGCTCAGGCCATGCTTTTTGCCGAGGCCGGGGCCGAGCATCTGCACGTCGTCGATCTCGACGGCAGCTTCGCCGGCGAGGGCCGCAACGCGCAAGCGGTGCAGGCGATCATCGAAGCATTCCCCGGCTACGTCCAGCTGGGAGGCGGCATCCGCGATGCAGCGGCGGTGGAAGGCTGGTTCAACATGGGCGTGGCGCGGGTGGTGATGGGCTCCGCGGCGCTCAAGAACCCGGACTTCGTCAAGGAAATGGCCCGCGAATGGGAAGGCGGCATCGTCGTCGCGGTGGACGCGAAGGACGGCATGGTCGCGACCGAAGGCTGGGCCGAAGTGTCCGACGTGCCCGTCGTGGACTTGGCACGCCGTTTCGAGGACGCAGGCGTCGCCGCGCTGCTGTTCACCGATATCGGCCGCGACGGGCTGCTCAAAGGCGTGAACATCGACGCTACGGTGGACTTGGCGCGGCGGGTGGACATTCCGGTGATCGCCAGCGGCGGAGTAAAGGGCCTGTCCGACATCCACGTCCTGTCGATCCACGCGCATGAGGGGATCGAAGGCGTGATCACAGGCCGCGCGCTGTACGAGGGCAAGCTGGACCTGGCGGCGGCAATCCAGATGGGGGCGCGGGGATGA
- the hisH gene encoding imidazole glycerol phosphate synthase subunit HisH, producing the protein MAEIVALVDYGAGNLHSVHNALKAVGADVVVTADADVVRAADRIVLPGVGAFKACADGLNAVPGMVEALTERVYHGGAPFLGICVGMQLLATRGLEFGSHKGLGWIPGEVRLITPHDPAIKVPHMGWNDVAVMPHARGHDVIEEGEAYFLHSYHFVAEDPHHVAALTDHGEGLVAAVSRGNICGVQYHPEKSQAYGLATLTRFLEWKP; encoded by the coding sequence GTGGCTGAAATCGTCGCCCTCGTGGATTACGGCGCGGGCAATCTCCATTCGGTGCACAACGCGCTGAAGGCGGTTGGGGCGGATGTCGTCGTTACCGCCGATGCCGATGTGGTGCGCGCGGCGGACCGGATCGTGCTGCCGGGCGTGGGGGCGTTCAAGGCTTGCGCGGATGGCCTCAATGCGGTCCCCGGAATGGTCGAGGCGCTGACGGAGCGCGTCTATCACGGCGGCGCGCCGTTCCTTGGCATTTGCGTGGGCATGCAATTGCTCGCCACCCGCGGGCTCGAATTCGGCAGCCACAAGGGGCTCGGCTGGATTCCGGGCGAGGTGCGGCTGATCACCCCGCATGATCCCGCGATCAAGGTGCCGCACATGGGCTGGAACGATGTCGCCGTTATGCCGCACGCGCGCGGCCATGACGTGATCGAGGAAGGCGAGGCCTATTTCCTCCATTCCTACCACTTCGTCGCCGAAGACCCGCATCACGTCGCCGCGTTGACCGATCACGGCGAAGGCCTTGTCGCCGCGGTATCACGCGGCAATATCTGCGGGGTGCAATATCACCCTGAGAAAAGTCAGGCCTATGGCCTCGCGACGCTCACCCGTTTTCTGGAGTGGAAGCCTTGA
- the hisB gene encoding imidazoleglycerol-phosphate dehydratase HisB, whose product MTDLSASSPRTGTISRNTAETGIAISVNLDGTGTYDISTGIGFLDHMVEQFSKHSLIDVTMKVDGDLHVDQHHTTEDSAIALGQAIADALGDKAGIGRYGAAYSPMDETLSRVALDISGRPYLVWKAGFTQEKLGEWDTELIEHWFHSVAQSAGLTLHIELLYGTNNHHICESIYKGFARAMRIAVERDPRKGSAIPSTKGQLGG is encoded by the coding sequence ATGACAGACCTCTCCGCAAGCAGCCCCCGCACGGGCACGATCAGCCGCAACACCGCCGAAACCGGGATCGCGATCAGCGTGAATCTGGACGGCACGGGCACCTATGACATTTCGACCGGGATCGGCTTTCTCGATCACATGGTCGAACAGTTTTCCAAGCATTCGCTGATCGACGTGACGATGAAGGTCGATGGCGATCTGCATGTGGATCAACACCACACGACAGAGGATTCGGCGATTGCGCTGGGTCAGGCGATTGCGGATGCGCTGGGCGACAAGGCCGGGATCGGGCGATATGGCGCGGCCTATTCGCCGATGGACGAAACGCTTAGCCGCGTCGCGCTCGACATTTCGGGGCGGCCCTATCTGGTGTGGAAAGCGGGCTTCACCCAGGAAAAGCTGGGCGAATGGGATACCGAGCTGATCGAGCACTGGTTCCATTCCGTCGCGCAGAGCGCCGGGCTGACGCTGCATATCGAGCTGCTGTACGGCACCAACAACCACCACATCTGCGAAAGCATCTACAAAGGCTTTGCCCGCGCAATGCGGATCGCGGTCGAACGCGACCCGCGCAAGGGCAGCGCGATCCCCAGCACCAAGGGGCAACTCGGTGGCTGA
- a CDS encoding SspB family protein gives MTDDTPDSLIPYDEIVQEALRAVVGRVLGEIERGGSELPGNHHFYITFKTGAQGVSIPAHLRERFPDEMTIVLQNKFWDLDVQETGFSVGLSFNQIPAKLEIPYAAITAFVDPAVDFGLQFQASVNELAPEEHDIAENDAEPQGGKPDGDGGDGSNVVTVDFGRKK, from the coding sequence ATGACAGATGACACGCCAGACAGCCTGATCCCGTATGACGAGATCGTCCAGGAAGCGCTCCGCGCCGTTGTCGGGCGCGTGCTCGGCGAGATCGAGCGCGGGGGGAGCGAGCTTCCCGGCAACCATCATTTCTACATCACGTTCAAGACGGGCGCACAGGGCGTGTCGATCCCGGCTCACCTGCGTGAACGGTTTCCCGATGAAATGACGATCGTGCTCCAGAACAAGTTCTGGGACCTCGACGTGCAGGAAACCGGGTTTTCGGTCGGCCTGTCGTTCAACCAGATCCCGGCGAAGCTGGAAATTCCCTATGCCGCGATCACCGCTTTCGTCGATCCGGCGGTGGATTTCGGTTTGCAGTTCCAGGCGTCGGTGAACGAACTGGCGCCCGAAGAACACGACATTGCCGAAAACGATGCCGAACCGCAGGGCGGCAAGCCCGATGGCGATGGCGGCGACGGCTCCAATGTCGTGACGGTCGATTTCGGCCGCAAGAAATAG